The Saccharopolyspora gloriosae genome window below encodes:
- a CDS encoding bifunctional FO biosynthesis protein CofGH has product MASDDVPTTSAAPNASAMRRALARARDGKALDHDEVTVLLQARDSDLDRLAEYAARTRDAGLEGVGREGVITYSRKVFIPLTRLCRDRCGYCTFVTVPGRVESPYLSPDEVLDIARKGAAMGCKEALFTLGDRPEDRWTAARDWLDAHGYDDTLSYVRAMAIRVLEETGLLPHLNPGVMSWQDLQRLKPVAPSMGMMLETTASRLYTEKGGPHFGSPDKDPEVRLRVLDDAGRTTVPFTTGILIGIGENHDERADTIFAIRKAARAYGGIQEVIVQNFRAKPDTKMRATPDADLQELAATIAVTRLVLGPKMRVQAPPNLIGDEYALMIRAGIDDWGGVSPLTPDHVNPEREWPQIDELERLTEQAGFALRERLTIYPEYVRAGEPWLDPRVSAHVAALADPETGLAKEGVQPTGITWQEPDGGWQNLAGSGRTDLHVEVDTVGRTGDRRGDFDSVYGDWDELAERVPNAPERMDTDVRDALRRAEQDPAGLSNEDALALLHADGADLDAVTRLADGLRRDAVGDDVTFIVTRNINFTNVCYTGCRFCAFAQRRTDADAYTLSLSQVGERVDQAWEAGATEICMQGGIHPDMPGTAYFDLAAEVKRRQPDIHLHSYSPMEVVNGASRTNLSIRDWLTRAKESGVDSLPGTAAEILDDDVRWVLTKGKLPTSSWVEVVGTAHELGIPTTSTMMYGHVDTPEHWVGHIKLIAELQRNALDKTGKPGFTEFVLLPFIHQNSPIYLAGLARAGTTPRENRAVHAVARILLHGLIDNIQCSWVKLGVDGCRDVLAGGVNDLGGTLMEETISRMAGADNGSYKTISDLEELVGPTGRPLRQRTSLYGTPTADRVEAARASDGVTPAVRNSLPIVS; this is encoded by the coding sequence ATGGCTTCCGACGACGTTCCCACCACCTCGGCCGCCCCGAACGCCTCCGCGATGCGCCGCGCGCTCGCCCGCGCGCGCGACGGCAAGGCGCTGGACCACGACGAGGTCACCGTGCTGCTGCAGGCGCGGGACTCCGACCTGGACCGGCTCGCCGAATACGCGGCCCGCACCCGCGACGCCGGGCTGGAGGGCGTCGGCCGGGAAGGCGTGATCACCTACAGCCGCAAGGTCTTCATCCCGCTGACCCGGTTGTGCCGGGACCGCTGCGGGTACTGCACGTTCGTCACGGTGCCCGGGCGCGTCGAGTCGCCCTACCTCTCCCCCGACGAAGTGCTCGACATCGCCCGCAAGGGCGCGGCGATGGGCTGCAAGGAAGCCCTGTTCACCCTCGGCGACCGCCCCGAGGACCGTTGGACGGCCGCCCGCGACTGGCTCGACGCGCACGGCTACGACGACACGCTGTCCTACGTGCGGGCGATGGCGATCCGGGTGCTGGAAGAGACCGGCCTGCTCCCGCACCTCAACCCCGGCGTGATGAGCTGGCAGGACCTGCAGCGGCTCAAACCGGTCGCGCCGTCGATGGGCATGATGCTGGAGACCACCGCCAGCAGGCTCTACACCGAGAAGGGCGGGCCGCACTTCGGCTCCCCCGACAAGGACCCCGAGGTCCGGCTGCGGGTGCTCGACGACGCGGGCCGCACCACGGTGCCGTTCACCACCGGCATCCTCATCGGCATCGGCGAGAACCACGACGAACGCGCCGACACGATCTTCGCGATCCGCAAGGCGGCCCGCGCCTACGGCGGCATCCAGGAAGTCATCGTGCAGAACTTCCGCGCCAAACCCGACACCAAGATGCGCGCCACCCCGGACGCCGACCTGCAAGAGCTCGCCGCGACGATCGCCGTGACCCGGCTGGTGCTGGGCCCGAAGATGCGCGTGCAGGCACCGCCGAACCTGATCGGCGACGAGTACGCGCTGATGATCCGCGCCGGCATCGACGACTGGGGCGGGGTGTCCCCGCTGACCCCGGACCACGTGAACCCGGAACGGGAATGGCCGCAGATCGACGAGCTGGAACGGCTCACCGAGCAGGCCGGATTCGCGCTGCGGGAACGGCTCACCATCTACCCGGAGTACGTGCGCGCGGGCGAACCGTGGCTGGACCCGCGGGTCAGCGCGCACGTCGCCGCGCTCGCCGATCCGGAAACCGGGCTGGCGAAGGAAGGCGTGCAGCCGACCGGGATCACCTGGCAGGAACCGGACGGCGGCTGGCAGAACCTCGCGGGCAGCGGGCGCACCGACCTGCACGTCGAGGTGGACACCGTGGGCCGCACCGGCGACCGCCGCGGCGACTTCGACTCCGTCTACGGCGACTGGGACGAACTGGCCGAGCGGGTGCCGAACGCGCCGGAGCGGATGGACACCGACGTGCGCGACGCGCTGCGCCGCGCCGAGCAGGACCCGGCGGGCCTGTCGAACGAGGACGCGCTGGCGCTGCTGCACGCCGACGGCGCCGACCTCGACGCGGTGACCCGGCTGGCCGACGGACTGCGCCGCGACGCCGTCGGCGACGACGTCACGTTCATCGTCACCAGGAACATCAACTTCACCAACGTCTGCTACACCGGCTGCCGGTTCTGCGCGTTCGCGCAGCGGCGCACCGACGCCGACGCCTACACGTTGTCGCTGTCGCAGGTGGGTGAGCGCGTCGACCAGGCGTGGGAGGCCGGCGCCACCGAGATCTGCATGCAGGGCGGCATCCACCCCGACATGCCCGGCACCGCGTACTTCGACCTCGCCGCCGAGGTCAAGCGCAGGCAGCCGGACATCCACCTGCACTCCTACAGCCCGATGGAGGTCGTCAACGGCGCCTCCCGCACGAACCTGTCCATCCGGGACTGGCTCACCAGGGCCAAGGAGTCCGGCGTCGACTCGCTGCCCGGCACGGCCGCGGAGATCCTCGACGACGACGTCCGCTGGGTGCTCACCAAGGGCAAGCTCCCCACGTCGAGCTGGGTCGAGGTCGTCGGCACCGCGCACGAGCTGGGCATCCCCACGACGTCGACGATGATGTACGGGCATGTCGACACCCCGGAGCACTGGGTGGGCCACATCAAGCTCATCGCCGAGCTCCAGCGCAACGCCCTCGACAAGACCGGCAAGCCCGGGTTCACCGAGTTCGTGCTGCTGCCGTTCATCCACCAGAACTCGCCGATCTACCTGGCCGGGCTGGCGCGGGCGGGCACCACGCCGCGGGAGAACCGGGCGGTGCACGCCGTCGCCCGGATCCTGCTGCACGGGCTGATCGACAACATCCAGTGCTCCTGGGTGAAGCTCGGCGTCGACGGCTGCCGCGACGTGCTCGCGGGCGGGGTCAACGACCTGGGCGGCACCCTGATGGAGGAGACGATCAGCCGGATGGCGGGCGCCGACAACGGCTCCTACAAGACGATCAGCGACCTGGAGGAGCTCGTCGGGCCGACCGGGCGCCCGCTGCGGCAGCGCACCAGCCTCTACGGCACCCCCACCGCCGACCGCGTCGAAGCCGCCCGAGCCAGCGACGGCGTCACCCCCGCCGTCCGCAACTCCCTCCCCATCGTGAGCTGA
- a CDS encoding sensor histidine kinase: MTSPQLIVLIAACESAGVGLLGATVLHLLRRQPLGLSLIAVVVITVCATNISVITAMFVTESDSMPVTVSLAVNCVAGVVSVGVSLVLGRSVMTGGRRLADATRAFGREQRFSAPTDLPSAEFAELARELRVTSENLAESQRRERALDASRRRVVSWISHDLRAPLHRMRLKAEAVEDGVSPDLPRYFREVRADVDQLTEMAQDLFELSKLQSGTLRLKPVRVPLDDLLSDVVARTDVLTEKRDVRLRAERIDPVVATVDYDAMSRVFTNLLVNSAQYGPVGGAVSLELRADGEHAVVSVSDECGGIPAADLDSVFDTGWRGGDRDTAPQGGGLGLAIVQGMVEAHHGRVRVFNVVGGCCFEVRIPLATA, from the coding sequence ATGACCTCACCGCAGCTCATCGTGCTCATCGCGGCCTGCGAATCCGCGGGGGTCGGCCTGCTCGGGGCGACGGTGCTGCACCTGCTGCGGCGGCAGCCGCTGGGCCTGTCGCTGATCGCGGTCGTCGTGATCACCGTGTGCGCCACCAACATCAGCGTGATCACGGCGATGTTCGTGACCGAGTCCGACAGCATGCCGGTGACGGTGAGCCTCGCGGTCAACTGCGTCGCCGGGGTCGTATCGGTCGGCGTGAGCCTGGTGCTGGGGCGATCGGTGATGACCGGTGGCAGGCGGCTGGCCGACGCCACCCGCGCCTTCGGCCGCGAGCAGCGGTTCAGCGCTCCGACGGACCTGCCGAGCGCCGAATTCGCCGAGCTGGCCCGCGAACTGCGGGTCACCAGCGAGAACCTCGCCGAGTCGCAGCGCAGGGAACGCGCCTTGGACGCGTCGCGGCGGCGGGTCGTGTCGTGGATCTCGCACGACCTGCGCGCTCCGCTGCACCGGATGCGCCTCAAGGCGGAGGCCGTCGAGGACGGGGTGTCGCCGGATTTGCCGCGCTACTTCCGGGAGGTCCGCGCCGACGTGGACCAGCTGACGGAGATGGCCCAGGACCTGTTCGAGCTCTCCAAGCTCCAGTCGGGGACGTTGCGGCTGAAACCAGTGCGGGTGCCGCTCGACGACCTGCTCAGCGACGTGGTCGCCCGCACCGATGTGCTCACCGAGAAGCGCGACGTGCGGCTGCGGGCGGAACGGATCGACCCGGTGGTCGCGACCGTGGACTACGACGCGATGAGCAGGGTCTTCACCAACCTGCTGGTCAACTCGGCGCAGTACGGCCCGGTGGGCGGTGCGGTTTCGCTGGAGCTGCGGGCCGACGGCGAGCACGCGGTGGTCTCGGTGTCCGACGAGTGCGGCGGGATCCCGGCGGCGGACCTGGATTCGGTGTTCGACACGGGCTGGCGCGGTGGCGACCGCGACACGGCACCCCAGGGCGGTGGGCTCGGACTCGCGATCGTGCAGGGCATGGTCGAGGCCCACCACGGGCGGGTCAGGGTGTTCAACGTCGTGGGCGGATGTTGTTTCGAAGTCCGGATTCCGCTGGCCACCGCATGA
- a CDS encoding coagulation factor 5/8 type domain-containing protein, producing the protein MKIFGRTETRPRQAVMALATASAVAAGLVTVTAAGAEPQAPAPQPAQAVRDTDPKNPDLGPNTYIATPSTPAGELQGKLDEIAERQHTNQFGPERDAVLFQPGDYNADVNLGFNTQVAGLGMSPDDVNLNGHVRVEADWLGEGNATQNFWRSAENLAVTPPSGEIERWAVSQAAPYRRMHMRGQMQLWNGYDGWASGGYIADSKIDGLVESGSQQQFLTRNSELAGGWSGSVWNMMFTGTVGAPAQHFPDPSHTNVPETPKLREKPFLNIGEDGNYNVFVPALRENTQGVSWANGAPEGEQISLADFYVAKEGDNAATINAALAEGKHLLFSPGVYHLDDTIKVDNPNTVVLGIGMASLVPDTGKPAMSVADVDGVKLAGLFIDAGEQNSPALMTLGEEDANASHAENPTQLSDVFFRIGGPWAGKATTTLDINSNDVLLDHSWLWRGDHGEGVGWDVNTAETGLIVDGDNVTAHGLFVEHYQKNNVVWNGNGGRTYFFQNEFPYDPPDQAAWGGDGGWAAYKVADDVTDHEAWGLGSYCFFDTNPAVTAPRSFEVPVNPGVKMHDLVSVSLGGTGTINKVINDQGDTANADNQISYVPEYGG; encoded by the coding sequence ATGAAGATCTTCGGTAGAACCGAGACCCGCCCCCGGCAGGCGGTGATGGCGCTGGCGACGGCGTCGGCCGTGGCCGCCGGGCTCGTCACCGTCACCGCTGCGGGAGCAGAGCCGCAGGCTCCGGCGCCGCAACCGGCGCAGGCGGTGCGCGACACCGACCCGAAGAACCCGGACCTCGGTCCCAACACCTACATCGCGACCCCGTCCACTCCCGCGGGCGAGTTGCAGGGCAAGCTCGACGAGATCGCCGAGCGCCAGCACACCAACCAGTTCGGCCCGGAACGCGACGCGGTCCTGTTCCAGCCCGGTGATTACAACGCCGACGTCAACCTCGGCTTCAACACGCAGGTCGCCGGTCTGGGCATGTCGCCCGACGACGTGAACCTCAACGGCCACGTGCGGGTCGAGGCGGACTGGCTGGGCGAAGGCAACGCCACGCAGAACTTCTGGCGCTCGGCGGAGAACCTGGCGGTCACGCCGCCCTCCGGCGAGATCGAGCGCTGGGCGGTCTCCCAGGCCGCCCCGTACCGCCGGATGCACATGCGCGGTCAGATGCAGTTGTGGAACGGCTACGACGGCTGGGCCAGCGGCGGCTACATCGCCGACTCCAAGATCGACGGCCTGGTCGAGTCCGGTTCGCAGCAGCAGTTCCTCACCCGCAACAGCGAACTGGCCGGTGGCTGGTCCGGTTCGGTGTGGAACATGATGTTCACCGGCACGGTCGGCGCTCCGGCGCAGCACTTCCCGGACCCGTCGCACACCAACGTGCCGGAAACCCCGAAGTTGCGGGAGAAGCCGTTCCTGAACATCGGCGAGGACGGCAACTACAACGTGTTCGTCCCCGCGCTGCGGGAGAACACGCAGGGAGTCAGCTGGGCGAACGGCGCACCGGAAGGTGAGCAGATCTCCCTGGCGGACTTCTACGTCGCCAAGGAGGGCGACAACGCCGCGACCATCAACGCGGCGCTGGCCGAGGGCAAGCACCTGCTGTTCTCCCCCGGTGTCTACCACTTGGACGACACCATCAAGGTGGACAACCCGAACACGGTGGTGCTCGGCATCGGCATGGCCTCGTTGGTGCCGGACACCGGCAAGCCCGCGATGTCGGTGGCCGATGTGGACGGTGTGAAGCTCGCCGGTCTGTTCATCGACGCGGGTGAGCAGAACTCGCCCGCGCTGATGACGCTCGGCGAGGAGGACGCGAACGCGAGCCACGCGGAGAACCCGACGCAGCTCTCGGACGTGTTCTTCCGCATCGGCGGCCCCTGGGCGGGCAAGGCGACGACGACGCTGGACATCAACAGCAACGACGTCCTGCTCGACCACTCCTGGCTCTGGCGCGGCGACCACGGCGAAGGTGTCGGCTGGGACGTCAACACGGCGGAGACCGGGCTGATCGTGGACGGTGACAACGTCACCGCGCACGGGCTGTTCGTGGAGCACTACCAGAAGAACAACGTGGTGTGGAACGGCAACGGCGGCCGCACCTACTTCTTCCAGAACGAGTTCCCCTACGACCCGCCGGACCAGGCGGCGTGGGGCGGCGACGGCGGCTGGGCGGCCTACAAGGTCGCCGACGACGTCACCGACCACGAGGCGTGGGGCCTGGGCAGCTACTGCTTCTTCGACACGAACCCGGCGGTCACGGCCCCGCGTTCCTTCGAAGTGCCGGTGAACCCGGGCGTCAAGATGCACGACCTCGTGTCCGTCTCGCTGGGAGGCACGGGCACCATCAACAAGGTCATCAACGACCAAGGTGACACGGCGAACGCTGACAACCAGATCAGCTACGTCCCCGAGTACGGCGGCTGA
- a CDS encoding VOC family protein translates to MACRISELVLGCHDPELLARFWCEVLDFVVLDREDGEMVEIGPREGFGGAQPTIILSRRDAPEPGKTRLHIDVNATDRDHEAELERLLSLGARPADIGQTGEEPWHVLADPEGNEFCLLRARIPQL, encoded by the coding sequence ATGGCGTGTCGGATCAGTGAGCTCGTGCTCGGTTGTCACGACCCGGAGCTGCTGGCGCGGTTCTGGTGCGAGGTGCTGGACTTCGTCGTGCTCGACCGCGAGGACGGCGAGATGGTGGAGATCGGTCCGCGCGAGGGGTTCGGCGGCGCGCAGCCGACGATCATCCTCAGCCGCAGGGACGCGCCGGAACCGGGCAAAACCCGGCTGCACATAGACGTCAACGCCACCGACCGCGATCACGAGGCCGAACTCGAACGCCTCCTGTCGCTCGGCGCGCGCCCGGCGGACATCGGCCAGACCGGCGAGGAGCCCTGGCACGTCCTCGCCGACCCGGAGGGCAACGAGTTCTGCCTCCTGCGAGCCCGGATTCCTCAGCTCTGA
- a CDS encoding 2-phosphosulfolactate phosphatase has protein sequence MDECFAQVGFGTRFEWGPVGAERLAAGVACLVVVDVLSFTTSVSVAVESGTRVLPYRWRDGSAAAYAAERDAELAVGRRMATAARPWSLSPAALRRAPAPPRLVLPSPNGSAIAAAAGTAIVLAACLRNADAVGQWLAAHGYGTAVRPVGVVAAGERWPDDGLRPAVEDLLGAGAVIASLHSHGGGTWSPEAAVAAAAFTATSDVRTAVRASASGRELADGGFADDVGIAVELDESVVVPVLTAGAFGAVG, from the coding sequence GTGGACGAGTGCTTTGCGCAGGTCGGGTTCGGGACGCGGTTCGAATGGGGGCCGGTGGGCGCGGAACGGCTCGCTGCGGGCGTCGCCTGCCTGGTGGTGGTCGACGTGCTCTCGTTCACGACGTCGGTGTCGGTGGCGGTCGAGTCGGGCACCCGTGTTCTGCCTTACCGGTGGCGGGACGGCAGTGCTGCCGCCTACGCCGCCGAGCGGGACGCCGAGTTGGCGGTGGGGCGCCGGATGGCGACGGCGGCGCGTCCGTGGTCGTTGTCCCCGGCGGCGCTGCGGCGGGCTCCGGCGCCCCCTCGCCTGGTCCTCCCGTCGCCCAACGGCTCGGCCATCGCCGCCGCGGCGGGCACGGCCATCGTCCTCGCCGCGTGCCTGCGCAACGCGGACGCGGTGGGGCAATGGCTCGCGGCGCACGGGTACGGCACCGCTGTTCGTCCCGTCGGCGTGGTCGCCGCGGGGGAGCGGTGGCCCGACGACGGCCTCCGGCCCGCGGTGGAGGACCTGCTCGGCGCGGGTGCGGTGATCGCGTCGCTGCACTCCCACGGCGGTGGAACGTGGTCGCCGGAGGCCGCGGTGGCGGCCGCCGCCTTCACTGCGACCTCGGACGTCCGCACCGCGGTCCGGGCGAGCGCCTCCGGTCGGGAACTCGCGGACGGGGGGTTCGCCGACGATGTCGGCATCGCGGTCGAGCTCGACGAGTCGGTCGTCGTTCCCGTTCTCACCGCCGGGGCTTTCGGGGCCGTGGGGTGA
- a CDS encoding response regulator transcription factor, with amino-acid sequence MGSRNLLVVDDEPTVRELLAATLRFAGFRVTAAATGAEAVRAAVDERPDLVLLDVMLPDVDGFEVLRRLREQRGGQVPVLFLTARDAPRDKVQGLTLGGDDYVTKPFDPEELIARIHAVLRRSGHAGTSGAMTVADLEVDPDSHQVLRGGEPIRLSPTEFRLLTYLVRNSGQVVSKRQILDEVWQYDFGGDPSIVDTYISYLRRKVDNAEPKLIHTVHGVGYVLRGPRS; translated from the coding sequence ATGGGGTCGCGGAATTTGCTGGTGGTGGATGACGAGCCGACGGTGCGGGAGCTGCTGGCGGCGACGTTGCGGTTCGCGGGGTTCCGGGTGACGGCCGCCGCGACCGGGGCCGAGGCGGTGCGGGCGGCGGTGGACGAACGTCCGGATCTGGTGCTGCTGGACGTGATGTTGCCGGACGTGGACGGCTTCGAGGTGCTGCGGCGCCTGCGGGAGCAGCGCGGCGGGCAGGTGCCGGTCCTGTTCCTCACCGCTCGCGACGCGCCTCGGGACAAGGTGCAGGGGCTGACGCTGGGCGGTGACGACTACGTGACCAAGCCCTTCGACCCGGAGGAGCTGATCGCCCGCATCCACGCGGTGCTGCGCCGTTCCGGGCACGCCGGGACCTCGGGGGCGATGACCGTCGCGGACCTGGAGGTCGACCCGGACAGCCACCAGGTGCTGCGCGGCGGGGAGCCGATCCGGTTGTCCCCCACCGAGTTCCGGCTGCTGACCTACCTGGTGCGCAACTCCGGGCAGGTGGTGTCGAAGCGGCAGATCCTCGACGAGGTGTGGCAGTACGACTTCGGCGGTGATCCGAGCATCGTGGACACCTACATCAGCTACCTGCGGCGCAAGGTGGACAACGCCGAACCCAAGCTGATCCACACGGTGCACGGGGTGGGTTACGTCCTGCGCGGGCCGCGCTCGTGA
- a CDS encoding sensor histidine kinase, whose protein sequence is MARLSLRARVLLIAIGLLAAGLAIGSVVVIGALERNLVGKLDAQVVATAEAGATIYKVPGPGASDPMPSPGPTDPGGAGRGTVVVRDNFALPGSTVYTARLRADGTIADEDRGAGRDAAGPDLAGITTTAQPVDVRSRSGSQHWRLVAHAGPDGLVVTAISRAEVDDTVGQLRAVSAGTAAVLLTVLALAGWFAMRAGLRPLRRIEQTSAAVAAGDLASRVPEAGGPGTEIGRLSRALNVMLGQNEAAFAARSESEARMRRFVADASHELRTPLAGIKGFSKLHRMGALPTGVDAMSRIEKESDRLERLVEDLLLLARLDEQIPLQLAPMDLRTLAADALHDVHALDPTRTAELTGPGGGPPAAAPALADEERLRQVVTNLVGNAIRHTPQGTPVRIGVGAVEDGAVLEVADDGPGLAAEQAERVFQRFYRADDSRNRSSGGSGLGLAIVRSLVEAHRGRIELDTAPGAGTRVRVVLPPAVESE, encoded by the coding sequence ATGGCCCGGCTGTCGCTGCGCGCCCGCGTGCTGCTGATCGCGATCGGCCTGCTCGCCGCGGGCCTCGCGATCGGCAGCGTCGTGGTGATCGGCGCGCTGGAGCGCAACCTGGTCGGCAAGCTCGACGCGCAAGTGGTGGCGACCGCCGAAGCGGGCGCGACGATCTACAAGGTGCCCGGTCCCGGCGCGTCCGACCCGATGCCGAGCCCCGGCCCGACCGATCCGGGCGGCGCCGGGCGGGGAACGGTCGTGGTGCGGGACAACTTCGCACTGCCCGGCTCCACCGTCTACACCGCGCGGCTGCGCGCGGACGGCACGATCGCCGACGAGGACCGGGGCGCGGGGCGGGACGCGGCCGGGCCGGACCTCGCGGGGATCACCACCACCGCGCAGCCGGTCGACGTGCGGAGCCGGTCGGGTTCGCAGCACTGGCGGCTGGTGGCGCATGCCGGCCCGGACGGGCTGGTCGTCACCGCGATCTCGCGGGCCGAGGTGGACGACACCGTCGGTCAGCTGCGGGCGGTGTCCGCCGGTACGGCCGCGGTGCTGCTGACCGTGCTGGCGCTGGCCGGGTGGTTCGCGATGCGCGCCGGATTGCGACCGCTGCGCCGGATCGAGCAGACCTCGGCGGCCGTCGCGGCGGGCGACCTCGCCAGCCGCGTTCCCGAAGCGGGCGGGCCGGGCACCGAGATCGGGCGGCTGTCGCGGGCGCTGAACGTGATGCTCGGCCAGAACGAGGCCGCGTTCGCCGCGCGCAGCGAGTCGGAGGCGCGGATGCGCCGCTTCGTCGCGGACGCCAGCCACGAGCTGCGCACCCCGCTCGCCGGGATCAAGGGGTTCAGCAAGCTGCACCGGATGGGCGCGCTGCCCACCGGAGTGGACGCGATGTCCCGGATCGAGAAGGAGTCCGACCGGCTGGAACGCCTCGTGGAGGACCTGCTGCTGCTGGCGCGGCTGGACGAGCAGATCCCGTTGCAGCTCGCCCCCATGGACCTGCGGACACTGGCCGCCGACGCGCTGCACGACGTGCACGCGCTCGACCCGACCCGGACCGCCGAACTCACCGGTCCGGGCGGCGGCCCGCCCGCGGCCGCACCCGCGCTGGCCGACGAGGAGCGGTTGCGGCAGGTCGTGACGAACCTCGTCGGCAACGCGATCCGCCACACGCCGCAGGGCACGCCCGTGCGGATCGGCGTCGGCGCGGTGGAGGACGGCGCGGTGCTGGAGGTCGCCGACGACGGCCCCGGACTCGCCGCCGAACAGGCGGAGCGGGTGTTCCAGCGGTTCTACCGGGCCGACGACTCCCGCAACCGCTCCAGCGGCGGATCGGGGCTGGGCCTGGCGATCGTGCGCTCGCTGGTGGAGGCGCACCGCGGGCGCATCGAGCTCGACACCGCCCCCGGGGCGGGCACGCGGGTCCGGGTAGTGCTGCCGCCGGCCGTCGAGTCGGAGTGA